A DNA window from Mycolicibacter terrae contains the following coding sequences:
- a CDS encoding SDR family oxidoreductase: MILDRFRLDNSVAVVTGAGRGLGAAIAVAFAEAGADVVIAARTRSQLETVAQQVEAVGRRAHIVAADLAHPEETAKLAGEAVEAFGKLDIVVNNVGGTMPNMLLTTSTKDLKDAFTFNVGTAHALTSAAVPLMLEHSGGGSVINITSTMGRLAGRGFAAYGTAKAALAHYTRLAAMDLCPRIRVNAIAPGSILTSALDVVASNDELREPMEKVTPMRRLGEPADIAAAAVYLASPAGSYLTGKVLEVDGGLTFPNLDLPIPDL, encoded by the coding sequence GTGATCCTCGACAGATTCCGACTCGATAACTCCGTCGCCGTTGTCACCGGCGCCGGCCGGGGCTTAGGCGCAGCGATCGCGGTCGCGTTCGCCGAAGCCGGCGCCGACGTCGTCATCGCCGCGCGCACCCGATCCCAACTAGAGACCGTCGCCCAACAGGTCGAAGCCGTCGGGCGTCGCGCCCACATCGTGGCCGCCGACCTGGCCCACCCCGAGGAGACGGCCAAGCTGGCCGGCGAGGCGGTGGAAGCCTTCGGCAAGCTCGACATCGTCGTCAACAACGTCGGCGGCACCATGCCCAACATGCTGCTGACCACCTCGACCAAAGACCTCAAGGACGCGTTCACCTTCAATGTCGGCACCGCCCACGCCCTGACCAGCGCCGCGGTGCCGCTGATGCTGGAACACTCCGGCGGTGGCTCGGTCATCAACATCACCTCGACGATGGGACGGCTGGCCGGGCGCGGATTCGCCGCCTACGGCACCGCCAAGGCCGCGCTGGCCCACTACACCCGGCTGGCCGCCATGGACTTGTGCCCGCGCATCCGGGTCAACGCCATCGCACCGGGATCGATTTTGACCTCCGCGCTGGATGTGGTGGCGTCCAACGACGAACTGCGCGAGCCGATGGAGAAGGTGACCCCCATGCGCCGGCTCGGCGAGCCGGCCGACATCGCCGCCGCCGCAGTCTATTTGGCCTCGCCGGCCGGCAGTTACCTCACCGGCAAGGTGCTCGAAGTCGACGGGGGCCTTACGTTCCCGAATCTCGATCTGCCCATCCCCGACCTGTAG
- a CDS encoding NAD(P)H-dependent amine dehydrogenase family protein: MPIRVAQIGTGNVGVHALKALITNPEFELTGVWVSSDAKAGKDAAELAGVDTSTGVTATTDLQQVLDTKPQCVVYTALADNRLGEALEDFRRILDAGVNVVGSSAVFLQYPWQVIPPELLSPLEDAARNGNSSLFVNGIDPGFANDLLPLALAGTCQSIQQIRCMEIVDYATYDSAAVMFDVMGFGQPMDEIPMLLQPGVLSLAWGSVVRQLAAGLGLELDSVEQSHVRVPAPEDFSISAGDIAKGTAAALRFEVRGMVDGAAAVVLEHVTRLREDLCPEWPQPAQPGGSYRVEVTGEPSYALDLCLSSPNGDHNHAGLVATAMRVVNAIPAVVAAEPGIRTTLDLPLVTGRGLYARP, encoded by the coding sequence ATGCCCATCCGCGTCGCCCAGATCGGCACCGGCAACGTCGGCGTGCACGCGCTGAAAGCGCTGATCACCAACCCCGAATTCGAGCTGACCGGCGTGTGGGTCTCCTCGGATGCCAAGGCCGGAAAAGACGCCGCAGAGCTCGCCGGCGTGGACACTTCGACCGGCGTGACCGCGACCACCGACCTGCAGCAAGTGCTCGACACCAAGCCGCAATGCGTCGTCTACACCGCGCTGGCCGACAACCGGCTCGGCGAGGCGCTGGAGGATTTCCGGCGCATCCTGGACGCCGGCGTCAACGTTGTCGGCAGCAGCGCGGTGTTCCTGCAGTACCCGTGGCAGGTGATCCCGCCGGAATTGCTGTCCCCGCTGGAAGATGCCGCGCGCAACGGCAATTCGAGCTTGTTTGTCAACGGCATCGACCCGGGCTTTGCCAACGACCTGCTGCCGCTGGCGCTGGCCGGCACCTGCCAGAGCATCCAGCAGATCCGCTGCATGGAGATCGTCGACTACGCCACCTATGACAGCGCCGCCGTCATGTTCGACGTCATGGGATTCGGCCAACCGATGGACGAGATCCCGATGCTGTTGCAGCCCGGTGTTTTGAGCCTGGCGTGGGGTTCGGTGGTGCGCCAGCTCGCGGCCGGACTCGGCCTCGAACTCGACTCGGTCGAGCAGTCCCACGTTCGGGTTCCCGCACCGGAGGACTTCTCCATCTCCGCCGGTGACATCGCGAAAGGCACTGCGGCCGCATTGCGATTCGAGGTGCGCGGGATGGTTGACGGTGCGGCGGCGGTGGTCCTCGAACACGTCACCCGGTTGCGTGAAGACCTGTGCCCGGAGTGGCCGCAGCCGGCCCAGCCCGGCGGGTCCTACCGTGTCGAGGTGACCGGTGAACCGTCGTATGCGCTGGACCTGTGCCTGTCCAGCCCCAACGGGGACCACAATCACGCCGGCCTGGTGGCAACCGCGATGCGGGTGGTCAATGCGATACCCGCGGTGGTGGCCGCCGAACCGGGTATCCGGACCACCCTGGATCTACCGCTGGTCACCGGACGGGGGCTCTACGCTCGTCCTTGA
- a CDS encoding Nramp family divalent metal transporter, producing the protein MTSTGKPVRGNPGWYLLGPAFVAAIAYVDPGNVAANVSAGATFGYLLVWVIIAANVMAGLVQYLAAKLGLVTGLSLPEAVGGVARRPTRIAYWLQAELVAMATDLAEVVGGAIALNLIFGLPLMLGGLITGAVSMGLLVVGDRRGPRAFEQVSSGLLAIIAIGFLASLVVGPPPVTDVAGGLLPRFDGTESLLLATAILGATVMPHAVYLHSGLARDRHGHAEAGRARQRLLRVTRWDVGLAMLVAGTVNLAMLVVAAANLAGREGTGTIEGAHAAVGDALGPTVALFFAVGLLASGLASTSVGAYAGAMIMQGLLRVSVPLLWRRLITLIPALALLATGIDPTRALVISQVVLSFGIPFALVPLIRLTGDRTLMGADANRRLTSALGWTVTVVIAVLNAALIYLSVTG; encoded by the coding sequence ATGACGAGCACGGGCAAGCCGGTACGGGGAAACCCGGGCTGGTATCTGCTCGGGCCTGCGTTCGTCGCCGCGATCGCCTACGTCGATCCGGGCAACGTCGCCGCCAACGTCAGTGCCGGCGCGACGTTCGGGTACCTGCTGGTCTGGGTGATCATCGCCGCGAACGTGATGGCCGGCCTGGTGCAGTACCTCGCCGCCAAGCTGGGCCTGGTGACCGGACTGTCACTGCCCGAGGCGGTCGGTGGTGTCGCCCGCCGCCCGACCCGCATCGCCTACTGGCTACAAGCCGAATTAGTCGCCATGGCAACCGATCTCGCCGAAGTGGTGGGCGGTGCCATCGCCCTCAACCTGATTTTCGGGCTGCCCCTGATGCTGGGCGGACTGATCACCGGGGCGGTGTCGATGGGGTTGCTCGTCGTCGGGGACCGCCGTGGGCCGCGGGCTTTCGAGCAGGTCTCCAGCGGGCTGTTGGCCATCATCGCGATCGGATTCCTGGCCAGCCTGGTGGTCGGTCCGCCGCCGGTGACCGACGTCGCCGGTGGTCTGCTGCCCCGCTTCGACGGCACCGAGAGCCTGCTGCTGGCGACCGCGATCCTGGGGGCCACGGTCATGCCGCACGCGGTATATCTGCACTCCGGTCTGGCCCGTGACCGGCATGGCCACGCCGAAGCCGGACGCGCGCGGCAACGCCTGCTGCGGGTGACCCGGTGGGATGTCGGTCTGGCAATGCTGGTGGCCGGCACGGTGAACCTGGCCATGTTGGTGGTGGCGGCCGCGAATCTGGCCGGGCGGGAGGGAACCGGCACGATCGAAGGTGCGCACGCCGCGGTGGGCGACGCGCTCGGCCCGACCGTCGCGCTGTTCTTCGCGGTCGGACTGCTGGCCTCCGGCCTGGCATCGACGTCGGTCGGCGCCTACGCCGGCGCGATGATCATGCAAGGCCTGCTGCGGGTGTCGGTGCCGTTGTTGTGGCGCCGGCTGATCACCCTGATCCCGGCGCTGGCGCTCCTGGCGACCGGGATCGACCCCACCCGGGCACTGGTGATCTCCCAGGTGGTGCTCTCGTTCGGCATCCCGTTCGCGCTGGTGCCGCTGATCCGATTGACCGGTGATCGCACGCTGATGGGCGCCGACGCCAACCGGCGGCTGACCTCGGCGCTCGGCTGGACCGTCACGGTGGTGATCGCCGTGCTCAACGCGGCACTGATCTACCTGTCCGTGACGGGGTGA